A single region of the Malaclemys terrapin pileata isolate rMalTer1 chromosome 4, rMalTer1.hap1, whole genome shotgun sequence genome encodes:
- the CD6 gene encoding LOW QUALITY PROTEIN: T-cell differentiation antigen CD6 (The sequence of the model RefSeq protein was modified relative to this genomic sequence to represent the inferred CDS: inserted 1 base in 1 codon): MLSWLPGDCNHKPENKNERLLCGSHTPDREXKEPGFGPPFPAYNAITLQPVPVTAMDVLWVSLVALFLMAPRQVQANTTSPAVPWNITHGGHRNTSAEPGLLGEGSVRLVNGSSRCSGTVEVHHDGRWMPICQEMWDKEASHVVCRQLHCGEAKETEAEPTPRPVCPPRSIPTKEATLSSQNLCPFLHIHCVGLESTWKQCNVSELCCNGKPASVTCTGSHSVRLVGGGSCCEGRVEVEVDGVWGTVCDDAWDLDDAGVVCQQLKCGWAIQAPVASSFHKGTGPIHLDEVSCAGNESQLWDCPAERSHDCGHKEDASVVCSEHQKWRLSGGKDACAGRVEVYYRGVWNTVCDGTWYEEEMGVLCQWLGCSPSGRKLSFNHTQEGRMNYQCSGTETSLSWCRWHYNNFNLCHQSQAAGVICNGSLGLLNTSAVPSMEMTTPDARSTAEPLCWEAKALSNWTLLLLCVVLGFLLLVTVLTFTTALLRMRRKHAHAVSSSSLATPVLVNHSAQGPESPAGGANDYRKAPSKAEAEPLAVPAPGSEDSDSDYEHYDFSSKPPVALSTFYNSLRHRAADETLPASGFPPAPSQEVLNEGPEPWGQPEQRFREEPPAESSSSSEDNYYNSGTTKQQQWGNPAPPPTGSLLMPAPPAQSNGGSQLSFQGPDGAESSSTSSGEWYENFHSTAHQGDQPGNMPEWPALSQPLGSCEPGSNDSEGSDYDDVQGLAY, from the exons aTGCTGAGTTGGCTTCCTGGAGACTGCAACCACAAGCCAGAAAACAAGAACGAGAGACTCTTGTGTGGGAGCCACACACCAGATAGAG CGAAAGAGCCTGGTTTTGGCCCTCCCTTCCCAGCCTACAATGCAATCACGCTGCAGCCTGTGCCAGTGACAGCGATGGACGTGCTGTGGGTATCCCTGGTGGCTCTTTTCCTGATGGCGCCCAGACAAG TCCAGGCAAATACAACGTCTCCTGCCGTCCCCTGGAACATCACACATGGTGGACACAGGAACACGTCTGCAGAGCCAG GCCTCTTGGGAGAGGGATCTGTCCGTTTGGTGAATGGCAGCAGCCGCTGCAGTGGTACCGTGGAGGTCCATCATGATGGGCGGTGGATGCCAATCTGCCAGGAAATGTGGGACAAGGAGGCCTCCCACGTGGTCTGCAGACAGCTGCACTGTGGGGAGGCAAAGGAGACAGAAGCTGAACCCACCCCCAGGCCTGTGTGCCCGCCCAGGTCAATACCCACAAAGGAAGCCACCCTGTCCTCTCAGAACCTCTGCCCTTTCCTGCACATCCACTGTGTGGGTCTGGAGAGCACATGGAAGCAGTGCAATGTGTCAGAGCTGTGCTGTAATGGGAAGCCAGCCAGTGTCACCTGCACAG GTTCCCATTCTGTGCGCCTAGTTGGCGGGGGCAGTTGCTGTGAGGGCCGTGTGGAGGTCGAGGTGGACGGTGTCTGGGGCACAGTGTGCGATGACGCCTGGGACCTGGATGACGCCGGGGTGGTATGTCAGCAGCTGAAGTGCGGCTGGGCCATCCAGGCTCCAGTGGCCTCCTCCTTCCACAAAGGGACGGGCCCCATCCACCTGGATGAGGTGAGCTGTGCTGGGAACGAATCCCAACTGTGGGACTGTCCAGCTGAGAGGAGCCATGATTGCGGCCACAAGGAAGATGCCAGTGTGGTGTGCTCAG AGCACCAGAAGTGGCGCCTGTCGGGGGGCAAGGACGCCTGCGCTGGCCGCGTAGAAGTTTATTACCGGGGTGTGTGGAACACGGTGTGCGACGGGACCTGGTACGAGGAGGAGATGGGCGTGCTGTGCCAGTGGCTGGGGTGCAGCCCCTCTGGCCGGAAGCTGAGCTTCAACCACACACAGGAGGGCAGGATGAACTACCAGTGCTCAGGGACTGAGACCTCACTGTCCTGGTGCCGATGGCACTACAACAACTTTAACCTGTGCCACCAGTCCCAGGCTGCCGGCGTGATCTGCAATG GCTCGCTGGGCTTGCTGAACACGTCTGCTGTGCCCTCCATGGAGATGACGACTCCAGATGCCAGAA GCACAGCTGAGCCACTGTGCTGGGAAGCCAAGGCCCTCTCGAACTggactctcctcctcctctgtgtcGTCCTGGGCTTTCTCCTCTTGGTCACCGTGCTGACCTTCACCACCGCCCTTCTGAGGATGAGGAGGAAACACG CCCACGCCGTGTCCTCTTCCTCATTAGCCACCCCGGTCCTGGTGAATCATAGTGCACAGGGCCCGGAGTCGCCCGCAGGGGGTGCCAATGACTACAGGAAAGCCCCCTCCAAAGCAGAAG CAGAGCCGCTGGCCGTGCCCGCTCCTGGCTCCGAGGACTCCGATTCCGACTATGAACACTATGATTTCAGCAGCAAGCCGCCCGTCGCGCTCTCCACCTTCTACA ATTCACTTCGGCACCGAGCAGCGGACGAGACTCTCCCTGCGAGCGGCTTCCCCCCGGCACCTAGCCAGGAGGTGCTGAATGAGGGCCCggagccctggggccagccagagCAAAGGTTCCGCGAGG AGCCCCCCGCTGAGTCCAGTTCATCCTCAGAGGACAACTACTACAACAGTGGCACCACCAAGCAGCAACAGTGGGGCAAcccggcccctcctcccaccGGCAGCCTCTTAAtgccagcgcctcctgcccagagcaaTGGTGGCTCCCAGCTCTCCTTCCAAG GGCCCGATGGAGCAGAGAGCTCCAGCACCTCATCCGGAGAATGGTATGAAAACTTCCACAGCACAGCACACCAGGGAGACCAGCCAGGAAACATGCCGG AGTGGCCGGCTCTCTCCCAGCCGTTGGGGAGCTGTGAGCCTGGGAGCAACGACTCGGAGGGCAGCGATTACGATGATGTCCAAGGCCTGGCATACTAG